One Cellulomonas sp. Y8 DNA segment encodes these proteins:
- a CDS encoding 3-hydroxyacyl-CoA dehydrogenase NAD-binding domain-containing protein, with translation MRHAATEPSPSSAPRDPAASGTPAPGALPAEADDHVLRVTARDVDLPDGAGVLALLTLTATDERRPTTLGPRGLAVLRDALDAVRARAEAGEIVAVAVTGRPGCFVAGADLSVARRLDGLDQTRALAEAGHAALKPLGELPVPTFAWLTGHALGGGLELALHCDHRVAAAGIRSIGLPEASLGIVPGWGGCWLLPRLVGLPAAVDLAVLRPLANNRLTTAEQALELGLVDTVLPVEGFEQSALAWTAGVLRAGSPDRRAAVVPPVPEGEPDPLARAATTLDARLHGAAPAYAHVLDLLARAGSRDREAGFRAEDEALSRLLASDEARAALYAAELTGRGARRAARAEADDVAPREVRRVGIVGAGLMAAQLAVLLGSRLGVPVAMREVDEERAAAGRERVRDLVESAVARGRLPEDAGRALLDGVRVGTDLADLADADLVIEAVTEVLDVKRAVLAEVETLVRPDCVLATNTSALSVTAMADGLAHPERVVGLHFFNPVAQMPLVEVVATPSSDAASLATAVDVARRAGKTVVRTTDRPGFVVNRVLLRMLADVLGAVEDGTPVEAADAALRPLGLPMSPFALLQLVGLPVARHVLVTLHDELGDRYPRSPGLDALVEQGRTVAAPGPAGLPVVDPAIQDAFGAPTAAGTRAEQEAAVLDRVARGLAEEIGSLLDEGVVPSADQVDLAMLLGAGWPAHLGGICPWLDRTGWSERVLGHRLLPPGVADASATAA, from the coding sequence ATGCGCCACGCCGCCACCGAGCCGTCCCCGTCGTCCGCCCCGCGCGACCCCGCCGCGTCGGGCACGCCCGCGCCGGGCGCGCTGCCCGCCGAGGCCGACGACCACGTCCTGCGCGTCACAGCCCGGGACGTCGACCTGCCGGACGGCGCCGGCGTGCTCGCCCTGCTCACGCTCACCGCGACCGACGAGCGGCGCCCCACGACCCTCGGCCCGCGCGGCCTCGCCGTCCTCCGGGACGCCCTGGACGCCGTGCGCGCCCGCGCCGAGGCCGGCGAGATCGTCGCCGTGGCGGTCACCGGGCGCCCGGGCTGCTTCGTCGCCGGCGCCGACCTCTCCGTCGCCCGGCGCCTCGACGGCCTGGACCAGACCCGTGCCCTCGCCGAGGCCGGTCACGCCGCGCTCAAGCCGCTGGGCGAGCTGCCCGTGCCGACGTTCGCCTGGCTGACCGGCCACGCGCTGGGCGGCGGCCTGGAGCTGGCCCTGCACTGCGACCACCGGGTCGCGGCCGCGGGGATCCGGTCGATCGGGCTCCCCGAGGCGTCGCTCGGGATCGTGCCGGGCTGGGGCGGGTGCTGGCTGCTCCCCCGCCTGGTCGGCCTCCCCGCCGCCGTCGACCTCGCCGTGCTGCGCCCGCTCGCGAACAACCGGCTCACCACCGCGGAGCAGGCCCTGGAGCTCGGCCTGGTCGACACCGTGCTCCCCGTCGAGGGCTTCGAGCAGTCCGCGCTCGCCTGGACCGCGGGTGTGCTGCGCGCCGGCTCCCCCGACCGCCGCGCCGCTGTCGTGCCGCCGGTGCCGGAGGGCGAGCCGGACCCGCTCGCCCGCGCCGCCACCACCCTGGACGCCCGGCTGCACGGCGCCGCCCCGGCCTACGCCCACGTCCTCGACCTCCTGGCCCGCGCGGGCTCCCGCGACCGGGAGGCGGGCTTCCGCGCGGAGGACGAGGCCCTCTCCCGGCTGCTGGCGTCCGACGAGGCCCGCGCCGCCCTGTACGCCGCGGAGCTCACCGGCCGCGGCGCCCGCCGGGCCGCCCGCGCCGAGGCGGACGACGTCGCGCCGCGCGAGGTGCGCCGGGTCGGCATCGTCGGCGCCGGCCTGATGGCCGCCCAGCTCGCCGTGCTGCTCGGCTCGCGCCTCGGCGTACCGGTCGCGATGCGGGAGGTCGACGAGGAGCGCGCCGCGGCGGGCCGGGAGCGCGTGCGCGACCTGGTCGAGTCGGCGGTGGCGCGGGGCCGGCTGCCCGAGGACGCGGGCCGCGCCCTGCTCGACGGCGTCCGGGTCGGCACCGACCTGGCCGACCTCGCCGACGCGGACCTCGTGATCGAGGCCGTCACCGAGGTGCTGGACGTCAAGCGCGCCGTGCTCGCCGAGGTCGAGACGCTGGTCCGCCCCGACTGCGTGCTCGCCACCAACACGTCCGCGCTGTCCGTGACCGCGATGGCCGACGGCCTCGCGCACCCGGAGCGGGTCGTCGGGCTGCACTTCTTCAACCCGGTCGCCCAGATGCCGCTCGTCGAGGTGGTCGCCACGCCGTCGTCGGACGCCGCGTCGCTCGCCACCGCGGTCGACGTCGCGCGGCGCGCGGGGAAGACCGTCGTACGCACCACCGACCGGCCCGGGTTCGTGGTCAACCGGGTGCTGCTGCGGATGCTCGCCGACGTCCTCGGCGCGGTCGAGGACGGCACCCCGGTCGAGGCCGCCGACGCCGCGCTGCGCCCGCTGGGCCTGCCCATGAGCCCGTTCGCGCTGCTGCAGCTCGTCGGCCTGCCGGTGGCCCGGCACGTGCTCGTGACCCTGCACGACGAGCTCGGCGACCGCTACCCCCGGTCGCCCGGCCTGGACGCGCTGGTCGAGCAGGGGCGCACCGTCGCCGCGCCCGGCCCCGCGGGGCTCCCCGTCGTGGACCCGGCGATCCAGGACGCGTTCGGCGCGCCCACCGCCGCCGGGACGCGCGCCGAGCAGGAGGCCGCCGTCCTCGACCGCGTCGCCCGGGGGCTGGCCGAGGAGATCGGCTCCCTGCTGGACGAGGGCGTCGTGCCGTCGGCGGACCAGGTCGACCTGGCGATGCTGCTCGGCGCCGGCTGGCCCGCGCACCTCGGCGGGATCTGCCCCTGGCTGGACCGCACCGGCTGGTCCGAGCGGGTGCTCGGCCACCGGCTGCTCCCGCCGGGCGTCGCGGACGCGAGCGCGACGGCGGCCTGA
- a CDS encoding HRDC domain-containing protein, with product MQSIPHPAGTPAEETSAAAGADHDVPADATGPAGLAEPAAVVPLTEPAEGVPAVVDTPEAFARVVAAFGAGTGPVAVDAERASGYRYGQHNYLVQVRREGAGTALIDPVALPDLSPLSDALVGVEWVLHAASQDLGALAEQGMRPSRVFDTELGARLLGLERVGLAAVVAELLGLGLAKEHSAVDWSTRPLPEQWLRYAALDVEVLVELREVLAERLAVAGKAQWAAEEFEAVRLAPPPAPRVEPWRRVSGVHAIRDPRRLAVVRSLWETRDENARQRDISPGRVLPDAAIVAAAQALPRSVPQLVALPQFSGKGTRRRAALWQRAIDTGLQLPDDQLPSSRGPRTDAPPPPRAWADRDPAAAARLTAARAVVAELSETHTVPAENLLQPDLLRRVCWTPPTPADEQHLAERLAAGGARPWQIGLLAPRLAEAFAAVATPA from the coding sequence ATGCAGTCAATCCCGCACCCGGCCGGTACCCCGGCCGAGGAGACCAGCGCCGCGGCCGGCGCCGACCACGACGTCCCCGCGGACGCCACCGGGCCCGCGGGGCTCGCCGAGCCCGCCGCCGTCGTCCCCCTCACCGAGCCCGCCGAGGGCGTGCCCGCCGTCGTCGACACCCCCGAGGCGTTCGCCCGCGTGGTCGCGGCGTTCGGCGCGGGCACCGGCCCCGTCGCCGTCGACGCCGAGCGCGCGTCCGGCTACCGGTACGGGCAGCACAACTACCTGGTGCAGGTGCGCCGCGAGGGCGCCGGCACCGCCCTGATCGACCCGGTCGCCCTGCCCGACCTGTCCCCGCTGTCCGACGCGCTGGTGGGCGTCGAGTGGGTCCTGCACGCCGCGTCCCAGGACCTCGGCGCGCTCGCCGAGCAGGGCATGCGGCCGTCGCGCGTCTTCGACACCGAGCTCGGCGCCCGGCTCCTCGGGCTCGAGCGGGTCGGCCTCGCCGCCGTCGTCGCCGAGCTCCTCGGCCTCGGGCTGGCCAAGGAGCACTCGGCCGTCGACTGGTCCACCCGGCCGCTGCCCGAGCAGTGGCTCCGGTACGCCGCGCTCGACGTCGAGGTGCTCGTCGAGCTGCGCGAGGTGCTCGCCGAGCGGCTGGCCGTCGCCGGGAAGGCGCAGTGGGCCGCCGAGGAGTTCGAGGCCGTGCGCCTCGCCCCGCCGCCCGCGCCGCGCGTCGAGCCCTGGCGCCGGGTATCCGGCGTGCACGCCATCCGCGACCCCCGCCGGCTCGCCGTCGTCCGCTCGCTGTGGGAGACCCGCGACGAGAACGCCCGGCAGCGGGACATCTCGCCCGGCCGCGTCCTGCCCGACGCCGCGATCGTCGCCGCCGCGCAGGCGCTCCCCCGGTCCGTGCCCCAGCTCGTGGCGCTGCCGCAGTTCTCCGGCAAGGGCACCCGACGCCGTGCCGCGCTCTGGCAGCGGGCGATCGACACCGGCCTCCAGCTCCCGGACGACCAGCTGCCGAGCAGCCGCGGACCGCGCACCGACGCCCCGCCGCCGCCGCGCGCCTGGGCCGACCGCGACCCGGCGGCCGCCGCCCGGCTGACCGCGGCGCGCGCCGTCGTCGCCGAGCTGTCCGAGACGCACACCGTGCCGGCCGAGAACCTGCTGCAGCCGGACCTGCTGCGCCGGGTGTGCTGGACCCCGCCGACCCCGGCCGACGAGCAGCACCTCGCCGAGCGCCTGGCCGCCGGCGGCGCTCGCCCGTGGCAGATCGGCCTGCTGGCCCCGCGCCTGGCGGAGGCGTTCGCCGCGGTGGCGACCCCGGCCTGA
- a CDS encoding LuxR C-terminal-related transcriptional regulator: protein MSIEPIRRGTGLAPGVPGARAGAVATQARRPGSQGAGTGTDPRRRPLGQMCVVVTELAEGDGQTLVRNLRRRGSGRVILLARRAGRRDLVGLLTGGLRGAVATEPNATVGQPGAAPGAVPSPFARTRPDLTSRELSVLRLVADGFSNRAIGDELGLSALTVKSHLARISRKLGTGDRAALVAISIRTGLLA, encoded by the coding sequence GTGAGCATCGAGCCGATTCGACGAGGCACCGGCCTGGCGCCGGGCGTCCCGGGTGCCCGCGCGGGCGCGGTCGCCACGCAGGCGCGCCGCCCCGGCTCGCAGGGTGCCGGCACCGGCACCGACCCCCGCCGGCGGCCGCTCGGCCAGATGTGCGTCGTGGTCACCGAGCTCGCCGAGGGCGACGGCCAGACCCTGGTGCGCAACCTGCGGCGCCGCGGCTCCGGCCGCGTCATCCTGCTCGCCCGCCGGGCCGGGCGCCGCGACCTGGTCGGCCTGCTGACCGGCGGCCTGCGGGGCGCCGTCGCCACCGAGCCGAACGCGACCGTCGGCCAGCCCGGCGCCGCCCCCGGCGCGGTGCCGTCGCCGTTCGCGCGCACCCGCCCCGACCTCACCTCGCGCGAGCTCAGCGTGCTGCGCCTCGTCGCCGACGGGTTCAGCAACCGCGCCATCGGCGACGAGCTCGGCCTGTCCGCGCTCACCGTGAAGAGCCACCTCGCGCGCATCTCGCGCAAGCTCGGCACCGGCGACCGCGCCGCGCTGGTCGCCATCTCCATCCGCACCGGCCTGCTCGCCTGA
- a CDS encoding DUF3000 domain-containing protein — MSTGPRDAPPEFLRALRSLRGVTLRPEVSLEEAPGPARIAPYTAALVADVRSGRRDPDAEELASGRFVVLHDPAGQEAWDGAFRLVTLVRATLEPEVGQDPLLAEVAWSWFSDALASADVDARAAGGTVTRVLSQSFGALDERPELCELELRASWTARDEDLAPHLRAWGTLLCTVAGLPPLPEGVVALGPRH, encoded by the coding sequence GTGAGCACCGGCCCCCGCGACGCGCCACCGGAGTTCCTGCGTGCCCTCCGGTCCCTGCGGGGGGTCACCCTGCGGCCCGAGGTCTCCCTCGAGGAGGCACCCGGGCCGGCGCGGATCGCCCCGTACACCGCGGCCCTCGTCGCCGACGTCCGCAGCGGCCGCCGGGACCCCGACGCCGAGGAGCTCGCCTCGGGCCGGTTCGTCGTGCTGCACGACCCCGCGGGCCAGGAGGCCTGGGACGGCGCGTTCCGGCTCGTGACCCTGGTGCGCGCGACGCTCGAGCCGGAGGTCGGCCAGGACCCGCTGCTGGCCGAGGTCGCGTGGAGCTGGTTCTCCGACGCCCTCGCGTCCGCCGACGTCGACGCCCGCGCCGCCGGGGGCACCGTGACCCGGGTGCTGTCCCAGTCGTTCGGCGCCCTGGACGAGCGCCCGGAGCTCTGCGAGCTCGAGCTGCGCGCCTCCTGGACGGCGCGCGACGAGGACCTGGCCCCGCACCTGCGCGCATGGGGCACCCTGCTGTGCACGGTCGCCGGGCTGCCGCCGCTGCCCGAGGGCGTGGTCGCGCTGGGGCCGCGGCACTAG